One part of the Bacteroidota bacterium genome encodes these proteins:
- a CDS encoding cation-translocating P-type ATPase: protein MNNIQWHSLKSDETLRKLNSHTDGLTTQEVSERIAKYGYNEIEEKAAVSPLALFISQFNSLLIIILFVAAIVSLSFGKITEAISIIIIVIFAGVLGFIQEFRAGKALQSLKKMAAPLAIVIRNGKEQEIASRELVPGDIIKISMGAKIPADARIIKCANLKVEEAALTGESVPVDKHTDPVHGENIPLGDRNNILFAGTAISFGRGTAIVIATGMETEFGKIATMLQNTEDERTPIQVNLDQLGKKLGIFAISLSVIMSVFQLIRVFSSGALTSDKIMDVFIWGVALAVAVIPEALPAVVTISLALGVRRMVKRKALIRKLPAVETLGATNIICSDKTGTLTQDAMTIKKMFTGGTVYKVTGNGYKPEGSILAGDVEVKELPLPLKHTLESGVLCNDTKLVKEDDEWEIIGDPTEGAIVVVAEKAGISNSTFNSNNPRLYEIPFSSETKKMTTVNKTSEGLWVSSKGALEMLLASCKYIYRADGIGEITQDDIDLIQKHYKEFADDALRVLTICGKKVELDIDAFKTVAEEANEKEDIRQDLIHIIENDLIFLGLVGMFDPPREEVKEAIKICDKAGIRPIMITGDHKDTAVAIARELGILKHGGALSGQELDKLTDEEFLDSVDNTDVYARISPAHKMKIVESLMKKGNIVAMTGDGVNDAPSLKKANIGVAMGITGTDVSKEAADMILTDDNFTSIVSAIEEGRSIFENIRKYLVYLLSGNLGTVFGILITFFLGYSLPINAVQILFINFIMDGLVAIALGVEPPEPGIMDRKPRNTKEGILNTPALRSIGILSIWIAIITTAAYAYSMEYGHVAGITDIKLIEKEASTVFFITLLAARFFNGFNCRSVSRSMFAIPFFSNKTLLYNILASIGIIALIFIIEPLRNAFDLSHVTTSEIIAAAVTSFSVIIFSELLKLFYKNKAEQ, encoded by the coding sequence ATGAACAACATTCAATGGCATTCTCTTAAATCGGACGAAACACTCAGAAAGCTAAATTCTCACACCGACGGTCTGACAACTCAGGAAGTGAGCGAAAGAATTGCGAAGTATGGTTACAACGAAATAGAAGAAAAGGCAGCAGTCTCCCCTCTTGCCCTGTTTATCTCGCAATTTAACAGTCTGCTGATCATTATACTCTTCGTGGCAGCAATAGTATCTTTGAGCTTTGGAAAAATTACTGAAGCTATCTCAATCATTATTATCGTGATATTTGCCGGTGTTCTGGGATTCATTCAGGAATTCAGAGCGGGAAAGGCACTGCAGTCTTTAAAGAAGATGGCAGCACCTCTGGCTATAGTAATCAGAAACGGCAAGGAACAGGAAATTGCGTCAAGAGAACTGGTTCCCGGCGATATAATTAAGATTTCGATGGGTGCAAAAATTCCCGCCGATGCACGGATAATAAAATGTGCAAATCTTAAGGTTGAGGAAGCTGCTTTGACCGGTGAATCTGTACCGGTGGATAAACACACAGACCCTGTTCATGGTGAAAACATCCCTCTTGGTGACCGTAACAACATTCTTTTTGCAGGTACCGCTATTTCATTCGGAAGAGGGACTGCGATTGTGATCGCTACCGGAATGGAAACTGAGTTTGGCAAAATAGCCACAATGCTTCAGAATACCGAGGATGAAAGGACACCAATCCAGGTAAATCTTGACCAGCTTGGGAAAAAACTCGGAATTTTTGCCATTTCTCTTTCGGTCATCATGTCAGTGTTTCAACTCATCAGGGTTTTTTCCTCAGGTGCACTTACTTCCGACAAGATCATGGATGTGTTTATTTGGGGTGTTGCTCTTGCAGTAGCAGTGATACCTGAAGCACTTCCGGCTGTGGTTACCATCTCTCTGGCACTCGGTGTGAGAAGAATGGTAAAAAGAAAAGCTCTTATACGAAAACTTCCCGCGGTTGAAACTCTGGGTGCAACCAATATTATCTGTTCCGACAAGACTGGTACCCTCACACAGGATGCAATGACCATCAAAAAGATGTTTACGGGTGGCACTGTTTACAAGGTAACCGGAAACGGGTATAAACCGGAAGGGAGCATTCTTGCAGGTGATGTTGAAGTCAAGGAATTGCCTCTTCCCCTGAAGCATACTTTGGAGAGTGGTGTACTCTGCAATGACACAAAACTCGTAAAAGAGGATGACGAGTGGGAAATCATCGGCGATCCGACTGAAGGAGCCATTGTTGTGGTTGCCGAAAAAGCCGGCATTAGTAACAGTACATTTAATTCAAATAATCCCCGCCTGTATGAAATTCCTTTTTCATCCGAAACAAAAAAGATGACAACTGTGAACAAGACTTCGGAGGGGCTTTGGGTTTCTTCCAAAGGTGCACTGGAGATGTTACTGGCTTCCTGCAAGTATATCTACAGGGCTGACGGCATTGGTGAGATCACACAGGATGACATCGATCTGATTCAGAAACATTACAAGGAATTTGCTGACGATGCCCTGCGCGTTTTGACGATTTGCGGGAAGAAAGTCGAACTGGATATCGATGCCTTCAAAACAGTTGCAGAAGAAGCGAATGAAAAAGAGGATATCAGGCAGGATCTGATTCATATAATTGAGAATGATCTTATTTTCCTCGGACTGGTGGGTATGTTCGATCCACCTCGCGAAGAGGTTAAGGAAGCCATTAAAATTTGCGACAAAGCGGGCATCAGACCGATCATGATCACAGGTGATCACAAGGATACCGCTGTAGCAATCGCCCGTGAACTTGGTATTCTGAAGCATGGAGGGGCATTATCCGGACAGGAACTGGATAAGCTGACTGACGAGGAATTTTTGGACAGCGTTGACAATACGGATGTTTATGCCAGAATCTCCCCTGCTCACAAGATGAAAATCGTTGAATCTCTGATGAAAAAGGGAAATATTGTTGCAATGACAGGTGACGGTGTCAATGATGCACCCTCGCTGAAGAAAGCCAATATCGGCGTTGCGATGGGTATTACGGGAACGGATGTAAGCAAGGAAGCAGCCGACATGATCCTGACGGACGACAACTTCACCTCAATTGTTTCAGCGATCGAGGAAGGGAGAAGTATCTTCGAGAACATCAGGAAATATCTCGTTTATCTTCTCAGTGGTAATCTGGGGACTGTTTTCGGCATCCTTATTACTTTTTTCCTTGGGTATTCCCTTCCCATTAATGCAGTACAGATCCTGTTCATTAACTTTATCATGGATGGACTTGTCGCGATCGCTCTGGGGGTAGAACCACCCGAGCCGGGAATAATGGACAGAAAACCAAGAAACACGAAGGAAGGAATTTTGAATACGCCGGCTCTTCGTTCCATTGGAATTCTGAGTATTTGGATTGCGATAATTACCACTGCTGCCTACGCATACTCAATGGAATATGGTCATGTTGCCGGAATTACTGATATCAAATTGATTGAGAAAGAAGCTTCAACAGTATTCTTTATTACCCTGCTTGCAGCGAGATTCTTCAATGGATTCAACTGCCGGTCTGTTTCAAGATCGATGTTCGCGATTCCATTTTTCAGCAACAAGACACTTCTCTACAACATACTGGCGTCGATCGGAATCATTGCATTGATTTTCATCATCGAGCCATTGAGAAATGCGTTTGATTTGTCACATGTAACCACGAGTGAAATAATTGCAGCAGCAGTCACTTCATTTTCGGTTATAATTTTCTCAGAATTGCTCAAGCTGTTTTACAAGAACAAAGCAGAACAGTAA
- a CDS encoding DUF4837 family protein gives MFRCNLFRFYFPLFLFSLALISCNNQLPESSGKITEIQIITDETVTGSQQEIIDSVISSVSLEGLNEPFFESVTFIKQNFDKTPSGKNLLIFLRTSSGLMAQRFKNIFSNEVISGAETGSEPVIIRKDNLFYNGQTVWFMIYGREFNLDTFLTASSGTLIQKMKDDCLNISRSSKIPEKYEKEISDSIKLVRAVDIRVPVGFEPVLPLNHKGWSLMRRGAGTKTEEWILIAEIPDTGSLSDTSQMRNIRDAVIRKAIVYRDGSMMESGRLFMDSTLTNSFRGDWTTSPYPMAGVFTGRILKQGTKTFYIEAGIYSPGRPKTLNLLRLENMIRSVR, from the coding sequence ATGTTCCGGTGTAACCTCTTCAGGTTTTATTTCCCCCTCTTTCTGTTCTCTCTTGCTTTAATCAGTTGTAACAACCAGCTACCTGAATCCTCCGGAAAAATTACTGAAATTCAAATAATTACCGATGAGACCGTCACAGGTTCTCAGCAGGAAATTATTGACTCAGTCATCTCATCAGTCTCGCTCGAAGGACTGAACGAACCTTTTTTTGAATCAGTGACCTTTATAAAACAGAACTTCGATAAAACCCCTTCAGGAAAAAATCTCCTAATATTTCTGAGGACTTCCTCCGGTTTAATGGCTCAACGCTTCAAAAACATATTTAGTAATGAAGTAATTTCCGGAGCAGAAACAGGAAGTGAACCTGTCATAATCAGGAAGGATAATTTATTCTACAACGGGCAGACAGTCTGGTTTATGATATATGGAAGGGAGTTTAATCTCGATACCTTCCTGACAGCTTCCTCCGGTACCCTGATCCAAAAAATGAAAGACGATTGCCTGAACATCTCCCGGTCTTCGAAAATCCCTGAAAAATATGAAAAAGAAATTTCAGACTCAATTAAACTTGTTCGTGCGGTTGATATCAGAGTTCCTGTCGGGTTTGAGCCTGTATTGCCGCTTAATCACAAAGGATGGTCCTTAATGAGAAGAGGAGCCGGCACCAAAACCGAAGAATGGATACTGATTGCTGAGATTCCCGACACAGGCTCCCTTAGTGATACTTCACAAATGAGGAATATCAGAGATGCTGTCATTCGCAAGGCGATTGTTTACAGAGATGGTTCTATGATGGAAAGCGGCAGGCTGTTTATGGACTCGACATTAACCAACTCTTTTCGAGGAGACTGGACCACAAGTCCATACCCGATGGCAGGGGTGTTCACGGGAAGAATTCTGAAACAGGGGACTAAAACATTTTATATTGAGGCAGGAATATATTCGCCGGGCAGACCAAAAACTTTGAATCTGCTCCGGCTTGAAAATATGATAAGAAGTGTTCGTTAG
- a CDS encoding dolichol kinase translates to MNSSEQTQIDYKYEIYRKMIHTCSLSIPVIYYFIPKNTGLIILGLVLLISLIVDVGRFVSPPFAKFVYKFFGSIFRKHELDEGKKQLSGATWLLGAAILCIIVFPKAIAIVALLFLIVGDTVAALIGRKWGKTRFLKKSLEGTGAFFLSTVVIAFLTPKFTDSWIEIGMIVFSGFVAAIAENVASGVLDDNVAIPLSTGTVLWLLYWLFFPNLELVLKNVPV, encoded by the coding sequence ATGAATAGTTCTGAACAAACTCAGATAGACTACAAATATGAGATCTATCGTAAGATGATCCATACTTGTAGTCTGTCTATTCCTGTTATTTATTACTTTATTCCAAAAAACACGGGACTGATTATTCTCGGTCTCGTTCTTCTAATCTCCTTGATCGTTGATGTCGGAAGATTTGTAAGCCCGCCGTTCGCCAAATTTGTTTACAAGTTTTTCGGTTCCATTTTTAGAAAGCACGAGCTTGACGAGGGGAAAAAACAACTTTCAGGCGCCACCTGGTTGCTCGGAGCCGCCATACTTTGCATTATTGTCTTCCCGAAGGCAATAGCCATCGTTGCTCTCCTCTTTCTTATCGTTGGTGATACTGTGGCTGCCCTGATCGGCAGGAAGTGGGGCAAAACCCGTTTCCTCAAAAAAAGCCTTGAGGGTACAGGAGCTTTTTTCCTCAGTACAGTTGTCATTGCATTTCTGACACCGAAATTCACCGATTCATGGATCGAAATCGGCATGATTGTCTTTAGTGGCTTTGTCGCTGCTATAGCGGAGAATGTAGCCTCAGGTGTACTCGATGATAATGTAGCCATTCCTCTCTCGACAGGGACTGTCCTGTGGCTTTTATACTGGCTCTTCTTCCCGAATCTGGAACTGGTTCTGAAGAATGTTCCGGTGTAA
- the ftsH gene encoding ATP-dependent zinc metalloprotease FtsH — MDQKNKNKNSNKPDENFDWNKIMRVVFGWGVVIIAAVIAMQLFKGETVKYVEIPYYQYVKILNDSLIKSAEVNITDSKVHTFQAELREKVNVGIAEKKVLTDKITVNIAEPDFELEKKKWDEKKIDLTINQQSNNFMTILISMIPWILIIGLWFFFMRRMQGGGGAGGQRGIFNFGKSKAKLINQSNNKVTFKNVAGADEAKVELQEVIEFLKEPSKFQKLGGKIPRGVLLLGPPGTGKTLLARAVAGEAGVPFFSISGADFVEMFVGVGASRVRDLFEQGKRSAPCIIFIDEIDAVGRHRGAGLGGGHDEREQTLNQLLVEMDGFEQNSGVIIIAATNRPDVLDPALLRPGRFDRQIVVDRPDVKGREGILKVHTKNTPLADDVELSILAKGTPGLAGAELANLVNEASLLAARKNKSKVDMDDFEEAKDKVMMGMERKSMIISDAEKKTTSYHEIGHVLVAKMIPEADPVHKVTIIPRGRALGVTSYLPVDEKHTYSKSYLEAVITYALGGRAAEKIIFNHYTTGAGNDIERATNLARKMVCEWGMSETLGPLNYGTKHEEIFLGKEIQQHRDYSEKTAIEIDEEIKRIINSCMDRAMIILKDNIEMLHKLSAELLEREILDSDEIDKIMRGEELPPVPKADKKEELPDHVKEMLKSRSTVVKPADE, encoded by the coding sequence ATGGATCAAAAAAACAAGAATAAGAATAGTAACAAACCTGACGAGAATTTCGACTGGAATAAAATCATGAGGGTGGTTTTCGGCTGGGGGGTAGTTATCATTGCAGCCGTTATTGCCATGCAACTCTTCAAAGGTGAAACAGTCAAATATGTTGAAATACCCTACTATCAGTATGTTAAAATCCTTAATGACAGCCTGATTAAATCGGCTGAAGTGAACATCACTGATTCAAAGGTTCACACTTTTCAGGCGGAACTCAGGGAAAAAGTAAATGTCGGAATTGCTGAAAAAAAAGTGTTGACAGACAAAATAACTGTGAACATTGCCGAACCGGATTTTGAACTCGAGAAGAAAAAATGGGATGAAAAAAAGATTGATCTGACTATTAATCAGCAATCAAATAATTTCATGACAATTCTTATCAGCATGATTCCCTGGATTCTCATCATAGGTCTCTGGTTCTTCTTTATGAGAAGAATGCAGGGCGGTGGTGGAGCCGGTGGTCAGCGCGGTATCTTCAATTTCGGCAAGAGTAAAGCCAAACTGATCAATCAGTCGAACAATAAAGTGACATTTAAAAATGTTGCCGGTGCCGATGAAGCCAAAGTTGAATTGCAGGAAGTTATAGAATTTCTCAAAGAACCTTCAAAATTCCAAAAACTTGGCGGAAAGATTCCACGCGGCGTCCTCCTTTTGGGACCTCCGGGGACAGGTAAGACCCTTCTTGCGAGAGCAGTTGCCGGTGAAGCAGGCGTTCCATTCTTCTCGATTTCAGGTGCTGATTTCGTTGAGATGTTTGTTGGTGTGGGTGCCAGCCGAGTGAGAGACCTGTTTGAGCAGGGAAAGAGAAGTGCCCCATGCATCATATTTATCGATGAGATTGATGCCGTCGGTCGTCACAGAGGTGCCGGCCTTGGTGGCGGTCACGATGAGAGGGAACAGACTTTAAACCAGCTCCTCGTCGAAATGGACGGGTTCGAACAAAACAGCGGCGTCATAATTATAGCAGCCACAAACAGACCAGATGTCCTCGATCCTGCTTTGCTCCGACCGGGAAGGTTTGACAGACAGATTGTTGTTGACAGACCTGATGTTAAGGGAAGAGAAGGCATTCTTAAGGTGCATACCAAGAATACTCCACTGGCGGATGATGTGGAACTTTCAATACTTGCCAAGGGAACACCGGGTCTCGCAGGTGCCGAACTCGCAAACCTCGTAAATGAAGCTTCACTTCTTGCAGCGAGAAAAAACAAATCCAAAGTTGATATGGATGATTTCGAAGAGGCAAAAGATAAAGTCATGATGGGCATGGAGCGGAAGAGCATGATTATCTCCGATGCGGAAAAGAAAACCACCTCATATCATGAGATTGGACATGTTCTTGTTGCAAAAATGATTCCCGAAGCTGATCCTGTGCACAAAGTGACAATTATTCCGCGTGGAAGGGCACTTGGTGTAACGAGTTACCTGCCTGTGGATGAGAAACACACTTATTCAAAATCGTACCTTGAAGCTGTTATTACCTACGCTTTGGGTGGCAGAGCGGCGGAAAAAATAATTTTTAACCACTACACAACTGGTGCCGGAAACGACATTGAGCGTGCGACAAATCTCGCCAGAAAAATGGTTTGTGAGTGGGGTATGAGTGAGACACTCGGACCGCTTAATTATGGTACTAAGCATGAAGAAATTTTCCTCGGAAAGGAAATTCAACAGCACAGGGATTACAGCGAAAAAACTGCCATCGAGATTGATGAGGAGATAAAACGAATCATCAATTCATGTATGGACAGGGCTATGATCATCCTCAAGGATAATATTGAGATGCTCCATAAACTCTCCGCTGAATTGCTCGAAAGAGAAATCCTCGATTCAGATGAAATCGACAAAATTATGAGAGGCGAGGAATTGCCTCCTGTACCAAAAGCTGACAAAAAAGAAGAACTGCCGGACCATGTAAAAGAGATGCTGAAAAGCAGATCAACAGTTGTTAAACCGGCTGATGAATAG
- the hpt gene encoding hypoxanthine phosphoribosyltransferase produces MDKLVVNNETFEIFLSEEVIQKRISELGAQISEDYKGKVPIFIGILNGAFMFLSDLLKNFCGECEVDFLKLSSYHEAKVSSGKVDLLKDINADLNQRDIIIVEDIIDSGLSAEFIMAHLGKHNPASVRIASLLLKPKSVKYNISVDYVGFNIPNNFVIGYGLDLVQKYRNLRAVYSMVEEGSK; encoded by the coding sequence ATGGATAAGCTGGTTGTTAATAACGAAACATTTGAGATATTTCTTTCTGAAGAAGTTATTCAAAAAAGAATATCTGAACTTGGTGCTCAAATTTCGGAGGACTACAAGGGCAAAGTGCCCATTTTTATCGGTATCCTTAACGGTGCCTTTATGTTTCTTTCTGATTTGTTGAAAAATTTCTGCGGTGAGTGTGAGGTCGATTTCCTCAAACTCTCCAGCTACCATGAGGCTAAAGTCTCTTCAGGCAAAGTGGATTTGTTAAAAGATATCAATGCTGACTTGAACCAAAGAGATATTATAATTGTTGAAGATATAATAGATTCCGGCTTGTCTGCAGAATTTATTATGGCGCACCTCGGAAAGCACAATCCTGCTTCAGTAAGGATTGCGTCACTTCTACTTAAGCCTAAAAGTGTTAAGTATAACATCAGTGTTGATTATGTAGGATTTAATATTCCAAATAATTTTGTAATAGGTTACGGACTCGATCTTGTTCAAAAATACCGCAATCTTAGGGCGGTATATTCAATGGTCGAAGAAGGAAGCAAATAA
- the tilS gene encoding tRNA lysidine(34) synthetase TilS, translated as MPDTLFLKFKKFCTDQKLLAQGDKILVALSGGADSVLLLHFLIKLKSLHALQLVAVHLNHQLRGEESVRDRDFCVELCNSLNVELIVKELPVKEYSTVHKISIEMAARDLRYQSLQNLLTELKYDKIATGHNLDDNAETVILNLIKGKGLTAVSGIPVKRDNLVRPLLSISKKEIVRYLEAINSGFVTDSSNFESIYQRNLIRNEIFPLFEKINPRAGEALFRFSEMMHSLPASIIPTEPVTSSQDGKILVIDLAAVKKSNEFNLYNELSIRFIELFSLNLKFENFYTLNELFEAQSGKKISLGNNLIAVRTRDNVLVSVKNEEFLPEIDFNPGDTVEFDNFRISCHFNETGDYNGCESKHVEYIDGDKVAGSLTVRPPKKGEWFLPVNGKGKRKVSDFFNDIKLEPSKKWSHPIVSSGDQIVWICGFRLDDRFKITNETKRIYKLEIETYG; from the coding sequence TTGCCTGATACACTATTCCTAAAATTTAAGAAGTTTTGCACTGACCAAAAACTTCTCGCACAAGGTGATAAAATCCTTGTGGCGCTCAGCGGAGGGGCTGATTCAGTACTCCTGCTCCATTTCCTTATTAAACTAAAATCCCTCCATGCCTTGCAACTTGTCGCTGTGCACTTGAACCATCAGCTTAGAGGCGAAGAATCTGTCAGAGACCGTGATTTTTGTGTCGAACTCTGTAACTCGCTGAATGTCGAATTAATCGTGAAGGAACTTCCCGTAAAGGAGTATTCAACAGTACATAAAATTTCGATCGAAATGGCGGCAAGGGATTTACGGTATCAATCGTTGCAAAACCTCCTGACGGAATTGAAATATGACAAAATTGCAACAGGTCATAACCTCGATGATAACGCCGAAACGGTTATTCTCAACTTGATAAAAGGGAAAGGTCTGACAGCAGTCTCCGGTATTCCTGTAAAACGAGATAATCTTGTAAGACCCCTTCTTTCCATCTCAAAGAAAGAAATTGTAAGATATCTGGAAGCAATAAATTCAGGTTTCGTGACTGACAGTTCCAACTTCGAATCCATATACCAAAGAAATCTGATTCGCAACGAAATATTTCCACTGTTCGAGAAAATAAATCCCCGTGCAGGCGAAGCCCTTTTTCGATTCTCGGAAATGATGCACTCGCTCCCTGCATCGATCATCCCAACTGAACCGGTTACTTCCTCACAGGACGGAAAAATCCTTGTGATAGATTTGGCAGCGGTGAAAAAATCAAACGAATTCAATCTCTATAACGAGTTATCAATTAGATTTATTGAACTTTTTAGTTTAAATTTAAAGTTCGAAAATTTTTATACTCTAAACGAATTATTCGAGGCGCAATCGGGCAAAAAGATTTCTTTGGGTAATAACCTGATAGCTGTCAGAACAAGAGACAATGTGCTCGTTTCCGTAAAAAATGAAGAATTTCTTCCGGAAATTGACTTTAATCCCGGGGACACGGTGGAATTTGACAATTTCAGGATTTCCTGCCATTTCAATGAAACCGGTGATTACAACGGTTGTGAATCAAAGCATGTTGAATATATAGACGGCGACAAAGTTGCAGGAAGTCTGACTGTCCGTCCGCCAAAGAAAGGGGAATGGTTCCTGCCGGTAAACGGCAAAGGGAAAAGGAAAGTATCTGATTTTTTTAATGATATCAAGCTGGAACCTTCGAAGAAATGGAGTCACCCCATTGTCTCATCGGGTGATCAAATCGTTTGGATTTGCGGTTTCAGGCTCGATGACCGATTTAAAATAACTAACGAGACAAAAAGAATTTACAAGTTAGAGATCGAAACATATGGATAA
- a CDS encoding riboflavin synthase has protein sequence MFTGLVEETGVIIDIRNRGNEISLQLRASLITNDVKVGDSININGACQTVVEVRGDMLLFDTVQETLKKTTLGTLKKGDKVNLERALRADSRLGGHFVLGHVDTTGKVTELVKLSGSYNLKVSFDSKFDKYVIPVGSICIDGVSLTVAEKGSGWLKTAIIPHTWENTTLASLKSGSHINLEFDVLGKYVLNLVSGTNYGGISIEKLKESGFA, from the coding sequence ATGTTTACCGGACTGGTGGAAGAAACAGGCGTTATCATCGATATAAGAAACAGAGGAAACGAAATTTCCCTGCAGCTAAGGGCGAGCCTCATTACGAACGATGTGAAAGTTGGCGACAGCATCAATATTAACGGTGCCTGTCAGACGGTGGTTGAGGTGCGCGGTGATATGCTGCTGTTCGATACAGTTCAGGAAACATTGAAGAAAACCACCTTGGGTACTCTTAAAAAAGGTGACAAGGTAAACCTCGAACGGGCTCTTCGTGCAGATTCACGACTCGGAGGGCATTTTGTCCTGGGTCATGTGGATACTACAGGCAAAGTCACGGAGCTTGTAAAATTATCGGGAAGCTACAATTTAAAAGTCTCTTTCGACTCAAAATTTGACAAATATGTAATTCCTGTCGGGTCCATCTGCATCGATGGAGTGAGTCTGACCGTTGCAGAAAAGGGGAGTGGATGGTTAAAAACTGCTATAATCCCTCACACATGGGAGAACACAACTCTTGCATCGCTTAAATCCGGTTCCCACATCAATCTCGAATTTGATGTTTTGGGAAAGTATGTTCTTAATCTGGTAAGCGGGACAAATTACGGGGGCATTTCCATTGAGAAACTTAAAGAATCCGGGTTTGCCTGA
- the ribD gene encoding bifunctional diaminohydroxyphosphoribosylaminopyrimidine deaminase/5-amino-6-(5-phosphoribosylamino)uracil reductase RibD — MTKEDRKYLGDCIILGSRAEGKVSPNPTVGCVIVKDGKILSVGYHREFGGAHAEVDAIARSKQDITGATLYVSLEPCSHFGKTPPCADLLISKKIARVVIGMTDPNPLVSGKGIARLRNAGIEVEVADLPLYKNYYRKFSRYITGDLPFVTIKSALTLDGKIAGTSGESKWITGEKSRRLVHLLRSKHDAVLTSSKTVLVDDPMLTVRHNHKPSPKRVMVTSKLFFQDGYNFFRNEDRKSYIVTLEEEQHNEEILQKLNWFQIPIIFVKPDKRGKPDMIETLKSLHSLGITSVMVEAGAKLTTEMINSELFDEFVCFIAPKLMGNGINLFDGISNHGLAKARKLKLDHVKQLNGDVALFFSKMEQ, encoded by the coding sequence ATGACAAAAGAAGACAGGAAGTATCTTGGTGATTGTATCATTCTGGGATCGCGAGCCGAAGGCAAGGTAAGTCCCAATCCAACTGTCGGTTGTGTCATTGTAAAAGATGGCAAAATACTCTCAGTTGGTTATCACCGGGAATTTGGCGGGGCTCATGCAGAAGTGGATGCGATAGCAAGAAGCAAGCAGGATATTACAGGTGCTACTCTCTATGTCAGTCTTGAACCTTGCTCCCACTTTGGCAAAACTCCTCCATGTGCTGATCTTCTTATTTCGAAGAAAATTGCGAGGGTTGTGATTGGTATGACCGATCCTAATCCTTTGGTCTCCGGAAAGGGAATAGCCAGGTTAAGAAATGCAGGAATTGAGGTGGAGGTCGCAGACCTCCCCTTGTATAAAAATTATTACAGGAAATTTTCCAGGTATATAACAGGCGATTTACCATTTGTAACCATTAAGTCAGCCCTGACCCTCGACGGAAAGATTGCCGGTACCTCCGGGGAATCAAAATGGATAACAGGTGAGAAATCCCGGCGACTGGTTCATCTTTTGAGAAGCAAGCATGATGCTGTTCTTACTTCTTCAAAAACTGTTCTTGTGGATGACCCAATGCTGACTGTCAGGCACAACCACAAACCTTCACCAAAAAGAGTTATGGTCACTTCAAAGCTCTTTTTTCAGGACGGCTACAATTTCTTCCGGAACGAAGATCGAAAATCTTATATTGTAACCCTCGAAGAGGAACAGCACAACGAAGAAATCCTTCAAAAACTCAACTGGTTTCAAATTCCGATTATTTTTGTAAAACCCGACAAAAGGGGTAAACCGGATATGATAGAGACATTAAAGAGTCTTCATTCTCTTGGAATTACCTCCGTTATGGTGGAGGCAGGAGCCAAATTGACGACTGAAATGATAAATTCTGAGCTGTTTGACGAATTCGTCTGCTTTATAGCCCCCAAACTCATGGGCAATGGAATTAATCTGTTCGATGGTATAAGTAATCATGGATTGGCAAAAGCCAGGAAATTGAAACTTGATCATGTGAAACAACTGAATGGTGATGTTGCACTCTTCTTTTCAAAAATGGAGCAATAA
- the greA gene encoding transcription elongation factor GreA has protein sequence MYDIVYLSQERLIELEKELAEMKSSGRKEIAGKIAEARAHGDLSENAEYDAAKEAQGLFELRIHKLEAVLARAKVIDPASMPKDKVHILAKVKIKNLKTLKTIEYQIVSNEESNLENGKISVSSPVGQGLLGKKVGEIAQVKAPAGLIQFEILEIR, from the coding sequence ATGTACGATATTGTATATCTGTCACAAGAAAGATTGATTGAGCTCGAGAAAGAGCTCGCGGAAATGAAGTCATCAGGAAGAAAGGAAATTGCCGGCAAAATCGCCGAAGCCCGTGCACACGGTGACCTTTCTGAAAATGCTGAATACGATGCTGCAAAAGAAGCACAGGGACTGTTTGAACTTAGAATTCACAAACTTGAGGCTGTGCTTGCCCGTGCAAAGGTGATCGATCCTGCTTCGATGCCAAAGGATAAGGTGCACATCCTTGCAAAGGTTAAAATTAAAAACCTTAAGACGCTTAAAACAATTGAATATCAGATTGTATCCAACGAAGAATCCAATCTGGAAAATGGAAAGATTTCAGTTTCCTCTCCCGTGGGGCAGGGGTTGCTCGGAAAGAAAGTAGGAGAAATTGCTCAGGTAAAAGCTCCCGCCGGTTTGATTCAATTTGAGATCCTCGAGATCCGCTGA